In Porphyrobacter sp. LM 6, one DNA window encodes the following:
- the mscL gene encoding large conductance mechanosensitive channel protein MscL: MLSEFKAFIAKGNVIDLAVGVIIGAAFGAIVKSLTDEIIMPIVGAIFGNIDFSNHYIVLSGAVEPGTSLAAAREAGANVIGLGAFASVVINFLILAFIIFLMVRYVGKVTAKLAKPEEAAAPAGPTEVELLTEIRDALKK; this comes from the coding sequence ATGCTGTCGGAATTCAAGGCTTTCATCGCCAAGGGCAACGTCATCGACTTGGCCGTGGGTGTCATCATCGGGGCCGCATTCGGCGCCATCGTCAAGTCGCTGACTGACGAGATCATCATGCCGATCGTGGGGGCGATCTTCGGCAATATCGACTTCTCGAACCACTACATCGTGCTCTCGGGCGCGGTTGAGCCGGGCACTTCGCTGGCGGCTGCGCGCGAGGCGGGGGCGAATGTGATCGGGCTGGGGGCGTTTGCCTCGGTGGTGATCAACTTCCTGATCCTTGCGTTCATCATCTTCCTGATGGTGCGCTATGTCGGCAAGGTGACCGCCAAGCTGGCCAAGCCCGAAGAAGCAGCAGCGCCTGCCGGGCCGACCGAGGTCGAACTGCTGACCGAAATCCGCGACGCGCTGAAGAAGTAA
- a CDS encoding SDR family oxidoreductase, which yields MAGRVAGKMALVTGGAQGLGRAHCIRLAEEGARVLATDINGAGAQETAAIINAKLGAGTAFGIAHDVTDPAQWEIAVDAAREHLGGLNVLVNNAGIGVPGNIEACTFADWQRCFDINVNSIFHGCQKALPLMREHAPGSIINISSIAGLIASDTMPAYNSSKAAVWMLSKSIALHCAKKGMNIRCNSVHPTFVDTPILDGTAKAHALDKDVLMEKLARQIPLKFVGEPNDIANAVLYLASDESRFMTGAELKLDGGISAM from the coding sequence ATGGCAGGACGTGTAGCGGGCAAGATGGCCCTGGTAACGGGCGGCGCGCAGGGGCTTGGCCGCGCGCATTGCATCCGCCTGGCCGAAGAAGGCGCGCGGGTGCTGGCGACCGACATCAACGGTGCGGGCGCGCAAGAGACTGCCGCAATCATCAACGCAAAGCTCGGGGCCGGAACCGCTTTCGGCATCGCGCACGACGTGACCGACCCGGCGCAGTGGGAAATCGCGGTCGATGCCGCGCGTGAGCATCTGGGCGGGCTGAACGTGCTGGTGAACAACGCCGGGATCGGGGTGCCGGGCAATATCGAGGCCTGCACCTTTGCCGATTGGCAGCGGTGCTTCGACATCAACGTCAATTCGATCTTCCACGGCTGCCAGAAGGCCCTCCCGCTGATGCGCGAACACGCGCCCGGATCGATCATCAACATCTCGAGCATCGCAGGCCTGATCGCCAGCGACACCATGCCGGCCTACAATTCCTCGAAGGCCGCGGTGTGGATGCTGTCGAAGTCGATCGCGCTACACTGCGCCAAGAAGGGCATGAACATTCGCTGCAACTCGGTGCACCCGACCTTTGTCGATACGCCGATCCTCGACGGGACCGCCAAGGCGCACGCGCTCGACAAGGATGTGCTGATGGAAAAGCTCGCGCGGCAGATCCCGCTCAAGTTCGTGGGTGAGCCCAACGATATCGCCAATGCGGTGCTCTATCTGGCGAGCGACGAAAGCCGGTTCATGACCGGCGCCGAGCTGAAGCTCGATGGCGGTATTTCCGCGATGTAA
- a CDS encoding ABC transporter ATP-binding protein, with protein sequence MTSPSLAISARNLTLTLGSQSAPVTILRGIDLDIEQGQVVALLGPSGSGKSSLMAVLSGLERASGGSLNVAGADFAALDEDGLAAARRGRIGIVLQAFHLLPTMTAAENVATPMELAGMADAGPRALAELEAVGLGHRTGHYPTQLSGGEQQRVAIARATAPRPDLIFADEPTGNLDAATGEEIIKLLFARRAETGATLLIITHDAALAARCERVLTMADGVIVSDTRTT encoded by the coding sequence GTGACAAGCCCCTCTCTCGCGATCAGCGCCCGCAATCTTACCCTCACCCTCGGCAGCCAGTCGGCGCCGGTGACGATCCTTCGTGGGATCGATCTGGATATCGAACAGGGACAAGTCGTTGCCCTGCTCGGCCCGTCAGGCTCGGGCAAAAGCTCGCTGATGGCGGTGCTGTCCGGCCTTGAACGCGCGAGCGGCGGGAGCCTCAATGTCGCGGGCGCGGATTTCGCGGCGCTCGATGAAGACGGCCTTGCCGCTGCGCGCCGGGGGCGGATCGGAATTGTGCTCCAGGCCTTCCACCTGCTGCCGACCATGACGGCGGCGGAGAACGTCGCCACCCCGATGGAGCTTGCTGGCATGGCCGATGCCGGCCCGCGCGCGCTGGCCGAACTCGAAGCGGTCGGCCTCGGCCACCGGACCGGGCACTACCCCACCCAGCTTTCGGGCGGCGAGCAGCAACGCGTCGCCATCGCCCGCGCCACCGCGCCGCGCCCCGATCTGATCTTCGCCGACGAGCCGACCGGCAATCTCGATGCCGCGACCGGCGAGGAGATCATCAAGCTCCTGTTCGCCCGCCGCGCCGAAACCGGAGCGACGCTGCTGATCATCACCCACGACGCCGCGCTCGCCGCGCGCTGCGAACGGGTG
- a CDS encoding arylesterase yields MHKRSWSNIGVIGAALLALAACSGPEEAAAPGEQIAEDGKPTLPAIPVVGPERRILAFGDSLFAGYGLDPAQSYPARLEAALRVKGVNAAITNAGVSGDTSAAGLQRLKFTLDAQTGKPDLFILELGGNDLLRGLSPEETSANLGKMLAMLKERGIPVLLMGMRAPPNYGPEYQAQFDAMYRDLAKQHGAALIPFWLEDIYRQPELFQSDRIHPTADGIEALVASTLPEVEAALPPPKAS; encoded by the coding sequence ATGCACAAGCGCTCTTGGTCGAATATTGGCGTTATCGGCGCAGCTTTGCTGGCGCTGGCTGCGTGCAGCGGGCCGGAAGAGGCCGCCGCGCCGGGCGAGCAGATAGCCGAGGATGGCAAGCCCACGCTCCCCGCGATCCCGGTGGTCGGGCCGGAGCGGCGCATCCTCGCTTTTGGAGACAGTCTGTTCGCCGGTTACGGGCTCGATCCCGCGCAAAGCTACCCCGCGCGGCTTGAGGCGGCCCTGCGCGTCAAGGGCGTCAATGCGGCGATCACCAATGCCGGGGTTTCAGGCGATACCAGCGCGGCAGGGCTGCAACGGCTCAAGTTCACGCTCGACGCGCAGACAGGAAAGCCCGATCTGTTTATTCTCGAGCTCGGCGGCAATGATCTGCTGCGCGGTTTGTCGCCCGAGGAGACCAGCGCCAATCTCGGCAAGATGCTGGCGATGCTCAAGGAGCGGGGCATTCCGGTGCTGCTGATGGGGATGCGCGCGCCGCCGAATTACGGGCCGGAATATCAGGCGCAGTTCGATGCGATGTACCGCGATCTCGCCAAGCAGCATGGCGCGGCGCTGATCCCGTTCTGGCTGGAGGATATCTACCGCCAGCCCGAACTGTTCCAGTCCGACCGGATCCATCCCACTGCTGACGGGATCGAAGCGCTGGTTGCCTCGACCTTGCCCGAGGTAGAGGCCGCCTTGCCGCCTCCCAAGGCCAGCTAG
- a CDS encoding TPM domain-containing protein, which translates to MAYLDDAGRKLVSEAVTQAESATSGEIVTVLADASDGYTDVALLWAAGAAFTAMSVFAAIPRPFLDLWDRLFGGWGHQWTTGELASMVIALGLIKFLAVMLVQQWQPLRFALIPGPTKTIRVHNQAVRQFKVGAERRTTGRTGVLIYLSMREHRAEIVADESIAAKVPAEVWGEAMADMLSHIRKGRIAEGLAAGIRDVGFVLAEHFPRGADDENELPDRLIEV; encoded by the coding sequence ATGGCCTATCTCGATGATGCAGGACGCAAGCTCGTGAGCGAAGCGGTCACCCAGGCCGAAAGCGCGACCTCGGGCGAGATCGTCACCGTGCTCGCCGACGCATCGGACGGTTACACGGATGTCGCCCTGCTGTGGGCGGCGGGCGCGGCCTTCACCGCGATGAGCGTGTTCGCCGCAATCCCGCGCCCGTTCCTCGATCTGTGGGACCGGCTGTTCGGCGGCTGGGGGCACCAGTGGACCACCGGCGAGCTCGCCAGCATGGTGATCGCGCTCGGGCTCATCAAGTTCCTCGCCGTGATGCTCGTCCAGCAGTGGCAGCCGCTGCGCTTTGCGCTGATCCCCGGCCCGACCAAGACCATCCGCGTCCACAATCAGGCCGTGCGCCAGTTTAAGGTCGGTGCGGAACGGCGCACCACCGGGCGCACGGGCGTGCTGATCTACCTCTCCATGCGCGAACACCGCGCCGAGATCGTCGCCGACGAAAGCATCGCCGCCAAGGTCCCCGCCGAAGTCTGGGGCGAGGCGATGGCCGATATGCTCAGCCATATCCGCAAGGGACGCATCGCCGAGGGGCTGGCGGCGGGCATCCGCGATGTCGGCTTCGTGCTCGCCGAGCACTTCCCGCGCGGCGCCGATGACGAGAACGAGCTGCCGGACCGCCTGATCGAGGTTTAG
- a CDS encoding enoyl-CoA hydratase, whose translation MYAQEASNRLFAAAFSVVISAAFFAYAIIPASPSLMA comes from the coding sequence ATGTATGCCCAAGAAGCTTCGAACCGCCTTTTCGCCGCCGCTTTCTCGGTCGTGATTTCCGCCGCGTTCTTCGCCTACGCGATCATCCCCGCCAGCCCGAGCCTGATGGCCTGA
- the recF gene encoding DNA replication/repair protein RecF (All proteins in this family for which functions are known are DNA-binding proteins that assist the filamentation of RecA onto DNA for the initiation of recombination or recombinational repair.): MALTRISLENFRNHAATTLGETAHFNLLVGENGAGKTNLLEALSLLGPGRGLRRANLGDLAKKAAPGDPPQSFAIGASLSEAGTVSARIGTYSEAHQPGRRLVRVNGAPATATSLAEWLALSWLTPAMDGLFTDSAGARRRFVDRMALAIAPDHARRVSALETALRERGRLLETRAEARWLDAVEAQVAGHSAAVAMVRAELVARLADELSALPSEPFARPALTYRPGGPTDETALRAELARQRPRDRAAGRALSGPQRDELEVVMASTRLPASSCSTGEQKAMLIAITLAHGILAAAGRPSVLLLDEVAAHLDPVRRTELFRRLRQGKAQVWMTGTELAPFEAIRDEAAIWRVSGGQAERV, translated from the coding sequence ATGGCGCTCACCCGGATCAGCCTCGAAAACTTCCGCAACCATGCGGCAACGACGCTCGGCGAGACGGCGCATTTCAACCTGCTGGTGGGCGAGAACGGCGCGGGCAAGACCAACCTGCTCGAAGCGCTGTCGCTGCTCGGTCCCGGCCGGGGGCTGAGGCGTGCGAACCTTGGCGATCTGGCAAAAAAGGCCGCGCCGGGCGATCCCCCGCAATCCTTCGCCATCGGCGCAAGCCTGAGCGAGGCCGGCACGGTCTCGGCGCGGATCGGCACCTATAGCGAGGCGCACCAGCCCGGACGGCGTCTGGTGCGGGTCAACGGCGCGCCTGCCACGGCGACCAGCCTGGCCGAATGGCTCGCCTTGTCTTGGCTCACCCCGGCGATGGACGGACTGTTCACCGACAGCGCAGGCGCGCGGCGGCGCTTCGTTGACCGGATGGCGCTGGCGATCGCGCCGGATCATGCGCGGCGCGTGAGTGCGCTCGAGACCGCGCTGCGCGAACGCGGGCGGCTGCTGGAAACGCGTGCCGAGGCGCGCTGGCTCGATGCGGTCGAGGCACAGGTGGCGGGGCATAGCGCAGCGGTCGCGATGGTGCGAGCCGAACTCGTCGCGAGGCTGGCGGACGAGCTCTCCGCGCTGCCCTCGGAACCCTTCGCACGCCCTGCCCTCACCTATCGCCCCGGCGGCCCGACCGACGAGACCGCTTTACGTGCCGAACTTGCCCGCCAGCGCCCTCGCGACCGCGCCGCCGGGCGCGCGTTGAGCGGGCCACAGCGCGACGAACTGGAAGTCGTCATGGCCTCGACCCGCCTGCCCGCGTCCTCGTGCTCGACCGGCGAGCAGAAGGCGATGCTGATCGCGATCACCCTCGCGCATGGCATTCTTGCCGCCGCGGGCCGACCGAGCGTTCTGCTGCTCGACGAGGTGGCCGCGCATCTTGACCCGGTGCGCCGCACCGAGCTGTTCCGGCGGCTGCGGCAGGGCAAGGCGCAAGTGTGGATGACCGGCACCGAACTCGCCCCGTTCGAGGCGATCCGCGACGAAGCCGCCATCTGGCGGGTCAGCGGCGGGCAGGCAGAGCGGGTCTAG
- a CDS encoding arginine N-succinyltransferase — MTFRLRAARPADLEALYEMAKLTGGGFTNLPPDRAALKAKLERAEAAFVREEDSLVDEQFVLVLENARTGAVRGTCQLMTQVGQRWPFYSYRLNTLTQYSQELDRTVRAELLSLVTDLEGSSEVGGLFLHPNERAGGLGLLLARSRYMFVAMHRERFADRILAELRGIIDERGGSPFWDGVAGRFFGMSFQDADYFNAINGNQFIADLMPKHPVYIAMLSEDARSVIGVPHPTGRAAMRMLEEEGFRAEGYVDIFDGGPTMTARTDLVTSVKGSTQAKITHLSVNEGEKAILATGRLGTFRACFGARVFDGEGGIAIDSASADLLDVSEGDTVWSVAR; from the coding sequence GTGACCTTCCGCCTGCGCGCTGCGCGCCCCGCCGATCTCGAGGCGCTGTACGAGATGGCCAAGCTGACCGGCGGGGGCTTCACCAACCTGCCGCCTGACCGTGCGGCGCTGAAGGCCAAGCTCGAACGCGCCGAGGCCGCCTTTGTGCGTGAAGAGGACAGCCTCGTCGACGAACAGTTCGTGCTGGTGCTCGAAAACGCCCGCACCGGCGCTGTGCGCGGCACCTGCCAGCTGATGACACAGGTGGGTCAGCGCTGGCCGTTCTATTCCTATCGCCTCAACACGCTGACCCAGTATTCGCAGGAACTCGACCGCACCGTGCGCGCCGAGCTGCTCAGCCTCGTCACCGATCTGGAAGGATCGAGCGAAGTCGGCGGATTGTTCCTCCACCCCAATGAACGCGCCGGAGGCCTCGGCCTGCTGCTCGCCCGCTCGCGCTACATGTTCGTGGCGATGCACCGCGAACGCTTTGCCGACCGCATTCTGGCCGAGCTGCGCGGCATCATCGACGAGCGCGGCGGATCGCCCTTCTGGGACGGGGTCGCAGGCCGCTTCTTCGGGATGAGCTTCCAGGACGCGGACTATTTCAACGCGATCAACGGCAACCAGTTCATCGCCGATCTGATGCCCAAGCACCCCGTCTACATCGCCATGCTGAGCGAGGACGCGCGCTCGGTCATCGGCGTCCCCCACCCCACAGGCCGCGCGGCTATGCGGATGCTGGAGGAAGAAGGTTTCCGCGCCGAAGGCTATGTCGATATCTTCGATGGCGGGCCGACGATGACTGCGCGCACCGATCTCGTCACCAGCGTCAAGGGCAGCACGCAGGCCAAGATCACGCACCTTTCGGTGAACGAGGGCGAGAAGGCTATCCTTGCGACCGGCCGGCTCGGCACCTTCCGCGCGTGTTTCGGCGCGCGGGTGTTCGACGGCGAAGGCGGCATCGCGATCGACAGCGCCAGCGCCGATCTGCTCGATGTGTCCGAAGGTGATACCGTGTGGAGCGTGGCGCGATGA
- a CDS encoding N-succinylarginine dihydrolase: MSLTEINFDGIVGPSHNYAGLSLGNIASASHAGDPSFPRAAALQGIAKMRGNLARLGVQGFLLPLPRPNNALMQALALDGSEPPQLRAAPWSASSMWTANAATVSPAPDTADGRCHLTPANLVTMLHRAQEWPDTQAQLRIAFGDTRHFAIHDAVPPTFGDEGAANHMRLCESHDAPGVEVFVYGKPGGRFPARQHEQASRLVARAHGLAPERTVFIEQNPDAIAAGAFHNDVVSVANGRVLFTHDKAFADQRGAYDALRRAFPALEVVEVPSSAVTLEEAIRTYLFNAQLLTLPSGEMALIVPDECRESAAVWAWVESMLAGNGPIRQVIPVDVRQSMANGGGPACLRLRVVCDPATVDPRFLLDEAKADLLEKVIAAHWPEQIDPSDLGTPALATAVIAARLALLDALDLTQLG, from the coding sequence ATGAGCCTGACGGAAATCAATTTCGACGGGATCGTCGGCCCCTCGCACAACTATGCAGGCCTCAGCCTCGGCAATATCGCCAGCGCAAGCCATGCGGGCGATCCGTCTTTTCCGCGCGCGGCGGCGCTTCAGGGCATCGCCAAGATGCGCGGCAATCTCGCACGGCTGGGCGTGCAGGGCTTCCTGCTGCCCCTGCCCCGCCCCAACAATGCGCTGATGCAGGCGCTGGCGCTGGATGGCAGCGAGCCGCCGCAGCTGCGCGCCGCGCCGTGGTCGGCCTCGTCGATGTGGACGGCGAACGCCGCAACGGTCAGCCCCGCACCCGACACTGCCGACGGGCGCTGCCACCTGACGCCCGCGAACCTCGTCACCATGCTCCACCGCGCGCAGGAATGGCCCGATACGCAGGCCCAGCTCCGCATCGCTTTCGGCGACACGCGGCATTTCGCCATTCACGATGCCGTCCCGCCCACCTTCGGCGATGAAGGCGCGGCGAACCACATGCGCCTGTGTGAAAGCCACGATGCCCCCGGTGTCGAGGTGTTCGTCTACGGCAAGCCCGGCGGACGCTTCCCTGCGCGCCAGCACGAACAGGCCAGCCGCCTCGTCGCCCGCGCCCACGGGCTCGCGCCGGAGCGCACCGTGTTCATCGAGCAGAACCCCGATGCGATTGCGGCGGGCGCGTTCCACAATGATGTGGTCTCGGTCGCCAATGGCCGCGTGTTGTTCACCCACGACAAGGCCTTTGCCGACCAGCGGGGTGCCTATGACGCGCTTCGGCGCGCCTTCCCGGCGCTCGAAGTGGTCGAGGTGCCGTCCTCTGCCGTGACGCTCGAAGAAGCGATCCGCACCTATCTGTTCAACGCGCAGCTGCTCACCCTGCCCTCGGGCGAGATGGCGCTGATCGTGCCGGATGAATGCCGCGAGAGCGCAGCCGTTTGGGCGTGGGTGGAAAGCATGCTCGCCGGCAACGGCCCGATCCGGCAGGTCATCCCGGTCGATGTGCGCCAATCGATGGCGAACGGCGGCGGCCCCGCTTGTCTGCGCCTGCGCGTGGTGTGCGATCCGGCCACCGTGGACCCGCGCTTCCTGCTCGACGAAGCGAAAGCCGATCTGCTGGAAAAGGTGATCGCGGCGCACTGGCCCGAACAGATCGATCCGTCCGATCTCGGGACACCTGCGCTCGCTACAGCCGTGATTGCGGCGCGCCTTGCCCTGTTGGACGCGCTCGATTTGACACAGCTTGGTTAA
- a CDS encoding TPM domain-containing protein: MTKAFAPLRHALLALAGLVWLASAATASAQTYPARPAGPVYDGASILSAETEAQLDAELRAYNAQTGRAIIVATVPSLDGATIETYATGLFSTWGIGGAQRDTGLLLLIAPNERRMWIEVGYGLHGYFGGIMAGRVINDVIAPRFKEGNFDAGVTDGVAAILAHLAKSPEDAIAIEEAAKAAQAQESRSDGGFPFGILIWLAFMFFFFILPLMSGRRRRRKYRAKGSGPWGDAGREFGDTARDIILWEVGSAILRSALSDGDSDGWGGGGGGGFGGGGGFGGFGGGSSGGGGASGGW, encoded by the coding sequence GTGACCAAGGCGTTTGCTCCGTTGCGCCATGCGCTGCTGGCGCTGGCGGGCCTTGTGTGGCTTGCCAGCGCCGCAACCGCGAGCGCACAAACCTACCCTGCCCGCCCCGCCGGGCCGGTCTACGACGGGGCGAGCATCCTCTCGGCAGAGACCGAGGCGCAGCTCGATGCCGAACTGCGCGCCTATAACGCGCAGACCGGCCGCGCGATTATCGTCGCCACCGTGCCGAGCCTCGATGGCGCGACGATCGAGACCTATGCCACGGGCCTGTTCAGCACCTGGGGGATCGGCGGCGCCCAGCGCGATACCGGGCTGCTGCTGCTGATCGCTCCCAATGAGCGGCGGATGTGGATCGAGGTCGGCTATGGCCTCCACGGCTATTTCGGCGGGATCATGGCGGGGCGCGTCATCAACGATGTGATCGCGCCGCGCTTCAAGGAAGGCAATTTCGATGCGGGTGTGACAGACGGCGTCGCCGCAATCCTCGCTCACCTCGCCAAGAGCCCGGAAGACGCAATCGCCATCGAGGAAGCCGCAAAGGCCGCACAGGCGCAGGAAAGCCGCAGCGACGGAGGCTTCCCGTTCGGCATCCTGATCTGGCTTGCATTCATGTTCTTCTTCTTCATCCTGCCGCTGATGAGCGGCCGTAGGCGGCGTCGGAAGTATCGCGCCAAGGGTTCCGGCCCGTGGGGCGATGCGGGCCGCGAATTCGGCGATACCGCGCGCGACATCATCCTCTGGGAGGTCGGCAGCGCGATCCTGCGCAGCGCGCTGTCAGATGGCGACAGTGATGGCTGGGGCGGCGGTGGCGGCGGCGGATTTGGCGGTGGCGGCGGGTTCGGCGGCTTTGGCGGCGGCAGTTCCGGTGGCGGCGGCGCCTCGGGGGGGTGGTAG
- a CDS encoding PspC domain-containing protein: MNDVTRNSGGKPPRAGFRLDKTNSKVFGVCAGIADYFGIDPMLVRIGFVAGTLFGFGSFILIYLAIALVAD; this comes from the coding sequence ATGAACGACGTTACCCGCAATTCCGGTGGCAAGCCGCCCCGCGCTGGCTTCCGCCTCGACAAGACCAACAGCAAGGTCTTTGGCGTGTGTGCCGGGATTGCCGACTATTTCGGGATTGACCCGATGCTGGTGCGGATCGGCTTTGTTGCCGGCACGCTGTTCGGCTTCGGCAGCTTCATCCTGATCTACCTCGCGATCGCATTGGTCGCGGATTGA
- a CDS encoding LemA family protein → MTLTTMLRGAFAAMAALSLAACGINSVPTKEEAAKAQWGNVESALQNRSDKIPNLVAVVEAAAISEKDILQGVIDARARATAINITTDDLSNPEEFKKFSDAQNQLTQALGQLRTVVENYPQLASQPRFADLMVAIDEANNQINTERVRYNDLARDYNTEIRTFPSSIGANVIHGAKPLEYFEAAEAAKANPTVDMSGITGDKAAPAAAPASNDNTAEQAPAAAAN, encoded by the coding sequence ATGACTCTCACCACCATGCTGCGCGGCGCCTTTGCCGCCATGGCCGCGCTCAGCCTTGCCGCTTGCGGGATCAACTCGGTGCCGACCAAGGAAGAAGCCGCCAAGGCGCAGTGGGGCAACGTCGAAAGCGCGCTCCAGAACCGTTCGGACAAGATCCCCAATCTCGTCGCCGTGGTCGAGGCCGCCGCGATTTCGGAGAAGGACATTCTGCAAGGCGTGATCGACGCCCGCGCCCGCGCGACCGCGATCAACATCACCACCGATGACCTGTCGAACCCGGAAGAGTTCAAGAAATTCAGCGACGCGCAGAACCAGCTCACCCAGGCGCTCGGCCAGCTGCGCACGGTGGTCGAGAACTACCCCCAGCTCGCCAGCCAGCCGCGCTTTGCCGATCTGATGGTGGCGATCGATGAGGCCAACAACCAGATCAACACCGAGCGGGTGCGCTACAACGACCTCGCGCGCGACTACAACACCGAGATCCGCACCTTCCCCTCAAGCATCGGGGCGAACGTGATCCACGGCGCCAAGCCGCTCGAATACTTCGAAGCAGCCGAAGCGGCCAAGGCCAACCCCACGGTCGACATGAGCGGCATCACCGGCGACAAGGCGGCCCCCGCCGCCGCACCGGCCAGCAACGACAACACCGCAGAGCAGGCACCGGCGGCGGCCGCAAACTGA
- a CDS encoding hydrolase translates to MDGTSGTIDAGAMLAQVQAWSAVNTGTANLAGLAEQADLLADAFGVLPGTVELVDPAPVTAIAADGSAIDKPHGRHLVVRVRPQANRRILLTGHMDTVFPADHAFQRLTWLDNATINGPGVADMKGGIAVMLHALMAFEATASASGLGYDVLINSDEETGSLASRALIAELAAGKLAALTYEPAALPDGTLAHERGGTGNYSVVVTGKSAHAGRNPHEGRNAIVAAADLILRLKALESEDITINPAKLEGGAANNVVPDTAVLRFNIRPKTVEAGAAFDHALGHLLTAIEAAHGVATHRHGGVTRPPKPVDAAAQKLFDLVRACGAELGQDIRWQRSGGVCDGNNIAACGVPVVDTMGVRGGAIHSPDEYLIVPSLAERAALSARVIERLAQGALS, encoded by the coding sequence ATGGACGGGACATCGGGAACAATCGACGCAGGCGCGATGCTGGCGCAGGTGCAGGCGTGGAGCGCGGTCAATACCGGCACCGCGAATCTCGCCGGGCTGGCCGAACAGGCGGATTTGCTGGCGGACGCATTCGGCGTGTTGCCGGGCACAGTCGAGCTGGTCGATCCCGCCCCCGTCACTGCAATCGCCGCCGATGGCAGCGCGATTGACAAGCCCCACGGCCGGCATCTGGTCGTCCGGGTGCGCCCGCAGGCCAATCGCCGCATCCTGCTGACCGGCCACATGGACACCGTGTTCCCCGCCGATCACGCCTTCCAGCGCCTCACCTGGCTCGACAATGCAACGATCAACGGCCCCGGCGTTGCCGACATGAAGGGCGGGATCGCGGTGATGCTCCACGCGCTGATGGCGTTCGAGGCAACCGCCAGCGCCTCCGGCTTGGGCTACGACGTGCTGATCAATTCGGACGAGGAAACCGGATCGCTCGCCAGCCGCGCTCTGATTGCCGAGCTGGCGGCGGGCAAGCTGGCCGCGCTTACCTATGAACCCGCTGCCCTGCCCGATGGCACGCTGGCGCACGAGCGCGGGGGGACGGGAAATTACTCGGTCGTCGTCACCGGCAAGTCCGCCCACGCGGGGCGCAACCCGCACGAGGGGCGCAACGCCATCGTCGCCGCCGCCGATCTTATCCTGCGGCTGAAAGCGCTCGAGAGCGAGGACATCACCATCAACCCCGCCAAGCTTGAAGGCGGGGCGGCGAACAATGTGGTGCCCGACACGGCCGTGCTGCGCTTCAACATCCGGCCCAAGACCGTCGAGGCCGGCGCGGCGTTCGACCATGCGCTCGGCCACCTGCTGACCGCAATCGAAGCCGCCCACGGCGTCGCCACCCACCGCCACGGCGGGGTCACCCGCCCGCCCAAGCCGGTCGATGCCGCCGCCCAGAAGCTGTTCGATCTGGTGCGCGCTTGCGGCGCGGAACTTGGTCAGGACATCCGCTGGCAGCGATCCGGCGGCGTGTGCGACGGCAACAACATCGCCGCCTGCGGCGTGCCCGTGGTCGATACCATGGGCGTGCGCGGCGGCGCGATCCATTCGCCGGACGAATACCTGATCGTCCCCAGTCTTGCCGAACGCGCGGCCCTGTCTGCCCGCGTGATCGAACGTCTTGCTCAAGGAGCCCTATCGTGA
- a CDS encoding NUDIX hydrolase, with translation MIKDRDADLPEQVMWEGRFITTKTRGRWEYVGRARGIKAAAIIALDDDPDGTRHVILVSQYRVPLSRFSLEIPAGLIGDDAGAEGEDAVDAAARELEEETGYRAAQMTSLGEFYSSPGMVSESFTLLKATGLERVGEGGGTEGENITVHRVALRDLARFVAEWRRAGHAVDVRIAMLLTPGFLGED, from the coding sequence TTGATCAAAGACCGCGATGCCGACCTGCCCGAACAGGTGATGTGGGAAGGCCGCTTCATCACCACCAAGACGCGGGGGCGCTGGGAATATGTCGGGCGTGCGCGCGGCATCAAGGCGGCGGCGATCATCGCGCTTGACGATGATCCCGACGGCACCCGCCACGTGATCCTCGTCAGCCAGTACCGCGTGCCGTTGTCGCGCTTCAGCCTCGAAATTCCGGCGGGCCTCATCGGCGATGATGCCGGAGCCGAGGGCGAGGACGCGGTCGATGCCGCAGCGCGCGAGCTGGAGGAGGAAACCGGCTACCGCGCCGCGCAGATGACCTCGCTGGGCGAGTTCTATTCCTCGCCCGGCATGGTCTCGGAAAGCTTCACCCTCTTGAAGGCGACCGGCCTCGAGCGCGTGGGCGAAGGCGGCGGGACCGAGGGCGAGAATATCACTGTGCACCGGGTCGCGCTGCGCGATCTGGCGCGCTTCGTGGCCGAATGGCGCAGGGCTGGCCATGCGGTCGATGTGCGGATAGCGATGCTGCTGACGCCGGGATTTCTGGGAGAGGATTGA